Below is a window of Vulpes vulpes isolate BD-2025 chromosome 5, VulVul3, whole genome shotgun sequence DNA.
GGCCTGCGGGGAAGGAGAAAGCTGCCCACCCCCTGGACGGGGGCTGGTCTCCCTGCCAGAGCCTCTAGTGGCCAACCTCAGGCTGCCCAGCCCTCCTCCCACATGGGGTTGATGGGAGGGCAGCCCCCGGGGCTCGGCTCAGGAGGTGGAGATCAAGAGACCCTGCCAGGGGCCGAGCTGGTGCCTGGGAACCTGAGTGACATGGGGCTCTGATTCCCGGCTCCCCACCATCTCTCCCGCAGACCCCCATCTTCTGCGCACCATAACCCCCGAGACCCTGTGCCACGTGGGAGTGCCCTCCCGCCTAGAGCACCCACCTCCACCTCCGGCCCACCTGCCgggccccccaccacccccgcctCACTACCCCGTCCTGCAGCGGGATCTGTACATGAAGGCCGAGCCCCCGATGCCCCCCTATGCTGCCATGGGGCAGGGGCTCGTGCCCAGCGATCTCCACCATACGCAGCAGTCCCAGATGCTACACCAGCTGCTACAGCAGCATGGAGCTGAGTAAGACCAGGGCAggtgggcttgggggtggggggccagggcaGCAGTAGGCAGGACAGAGGGGGACATCAGGACAGGGGGGAACCAGGAGGACAGAAGGCCCTGACCCCAGGTGACGAATGTGCCCACCCAGCAGCCAGCTGCAGATATATAGCCACAGCCAAGTGCTCTGACTACCTGATTTGGTGAGCATGGCCTGCCCCACTGTCCAGAGAGGCAAACTGGGGTTCCCAGGGGAGGAAATGTTTGTCCTGGTCATGGAACTAGGaagggacagagccaggacttgaacctCGAGCTGTGCCCTCACCCAGACACCAGTGACTTTCCAACCTTTTTCATGGAGTCCAGGGGCTCTGGAGGAAGTTCTAGCCATGGACCCAAGCTTCCACTCAGACTCCAACCAgtagaattatcttttttaagattttatttatttatttgagagacggagagggagaagcagactccctgctgagagacagcctgatgcggggctccatcccaggaccctgagatcatgacccgaactgaagATAGACATccagctgactgagtcacccaggctcccctaaaatcatacttttatctgtttattttacaCACTGAGATGTCATGAAAGCTTTAGTTCAAGGCCAGATTCCACAGCCTCCTTCCCAAGAAACTCTCCTTCCCAGACTCGGTGGCCTGTGCCCTCTGGGGCTTGTTTGCAGCTATGGAGGCTGCTCTCCCTGGAGCCCCCACTATGAAGGGTGGCTCTGGGAATGTCCCCACAGGGAAAGGACCGACTTGTTCATTCCACAGACAGTTCTGAGCACTCTGTGCACCAGGCCCATTGCTGGGCATGATGGGGACACACAGACAAGTCAGGTTCAATAATCTGGGGGGTAGAGAGGAGtgacagaaacagagaatgaCATTACAGAGCAATGGGGGAGCACAGAGGTAAAGCCCAGGGCTTTTTGGAGGAGGTGTCCTCTGGATTGGGCATATCCTGCTGAGACAGGGtgaagaggggaggggggctcagAAAGGGCCAGCCCCCACATGGCACATGCCTGTGTcacccccaggctccccacacaCCCCTCCAAGAAGAGGAAGCACTCCGAATCACCTCCCAACACCCTCAATACCCAGATGCTGAATGGAATGATCAAACAGGAGCCCGGGACCACCACGAGCCTGCCCCCACACCCAGCTCGCGCCCCATCACCCCCCTGGCCTCCCCAGGGCCCACTGTCACCTGGCCCCAGCTCCTTGCCCCTCAGCATCGCCCGGGTCCAGACGCCACCTTGGCAcccgccaggtgccccctcacCAGGTATGTGCTTGGCCTGCTGAACCTCACAGGGAGCTGACCCTTGACGTTGGGTGTGGGGCACAGGGTTGGGAAGTGGGGCTCAGGGCCCACACAGGTGCTTGCTCCTCCCAGGTCTCCTGCAGGACAATGACAGCCTCAGCGGCTCCTACCTGGACCCCAACTATCAGTCCATCAAGTGGCAACCGCATCAGCAGAACAAGTGGGCCACGCTGTACGATGCAAACTACAAAGAGCTGTGAGTGACTCCTGCCACACCCCGCCCCTCCTGTTACCATCTCTGGGGACCCCCAGTCCTGGCATCAGGGTcccagagcagggcctgggagCACACAGGGTGCAGCATCTTCCTGGTTTAGAGAAGCACAGCAGGCTCAGGGCGGAACTAGGATTGGCACTGAGGGTTCCCAGTTTCTGGGCCAGCCCGAGGCCTCCCCAAGAAGGCAGTGTCTTTAGGGTGGGGCCAGTGGGAGTCAAGTCAGAGAGAAGTGGGTGGATGGATATTTtctggctcctcctcccccactcctgcaTTCCAGGAAGGTAGCAGGAAGTTGTGTTGgcagcagccccctccctggagggagggacaaaggggtgggggaggacaggcTGTCCGGCATTCCTAGCTCTCCCTCAGCACCCACCCATGCAGATTCACTTCCTGGGACCAGGCCAAGAGCACTCTGGGACCACTCCCCTCACTCCCGCAGAAGTCCAGTGGGGCTGAGAGTGTGGCTCACTGATTCCCTTTGGACACTGCCAGGCCTGGACAGGGTGGCCTCCTGGAGGTGGGCTCCCCAGCTGTGTGGGATTCTTAGCCAGAAGCCCTCAGGGTTGGGGGGATCCGGCCTGCTGTAAGTTGCTGAAGGATCCCTTGAGGCCCTGCCAGGCCTGGGGGGAGGAGGTCTTCGGGGATCCCACCCTTATGGCCTGGTGAGGACCCCCCTGCTCTTACTACCATATTTTCGGGGTCAGCCCTGCCATCTCAGGCCCTAAGGCCAGGAAGCTGGCAGCTGAAACCCCGGTGTGGCCTGCATACTTCCTGGGTGGGTGTTCCcctggggtgggcaggtgggtggaACCCCAGGCCTTCCTATATAGATGGTAGCCAGGCCCCAAAGCCTCTTCCCTCAAGTTTGGAGTCATTTTCTGTCCATCTTCCTGGGCATCAGGGGCACCGCTTGGCCTGGGGACCTGGGTGAGGATGGGCTAACAGTTGCCCTCTTTCCTGCCACCTAGAGGTCCCCTAAAGGAGCCATACTTGGAATACTTGCCCAGCAATAGATGGGTAAACTGAGACTGGGTCTGGGCTGCACAGagtgcccctctccccacctgggCAGATGGAGGAGTCAGAATGAGGACTCTGGGGGCTTGAGCAAGCCAGTGGACAGGGGCTGGGCCAGTGCAGAGCCGGCGCCTGGTTCCACCGTTTCCATGGCAACCAGCTGTCAGGCCAGTGAGGCTCTGCAGACACAtcccctctcaccctctctcacCCCATCTCCCATGAGGAGCGGTCTTCAGGCAGCGTTCTGGGAAGGAGCCAAGTGTGAGGAGGGGCCATCAAGCCCCCTCCTCAGGAGCTCTCTCCCATCTGGTGGGGCCTCGGGGTTCTGGCCCTGATTCTCTCATCACCAGGGTGGGCTGCTCCAAGCTACACAGAGGAGAGAATATTGGCTGAAGAGTTTGCAGCCCTGAGCTCAGATCCTTCCGGGGACTCAGTTTCCATTTCTGAGAAGCAGTGGCGGtgcggtgggggggagggggggggcagcctCATGAGTGGTTTGAGGATTGGGGATACCAAGAGAGGAAGTTGATTTGGAATGTAGGCATGTGGGAGGGACATTCCAGGCCGGGCTTTGGGGGGGCCTCCAGCGAGTACCCTCACCTGCCCCTAGGCCAATGCTCACTTACCGTGTGGACGCTGACAAGGGCTTCAACTTCTCGGTGGGCGACGACGCCTTCGTGTGCCAGAAGAAAAACCACTTCCAGGTGACAGTGTACATCGGGATGCTGGGTGAGCCCAAGTATGTCAAGACACCTGAAGGCCTCAAGCCTCTTGACTGCTTCTACCTGAAACTGCATGGAGTGAAGGCAGGTTTTGGGGCTCAgcaaggaggggagggtgggagccAGGAACGCCTGAGATTGAAAGACCTCCAGGCAAAGTGAGTGTACCTGCACCCGAACTGTCAGGCTCCTCATTCTCAGCCATGCTTCCTGATTCCTTCTCTACCTTGACCCCAAGTCTGTGCCCTCAGCTGAGACCCTGCCCTAAGCTGGCTGCTGCCTTAGTCCCCAGCCCCAGATGAACTCCCTGTCATCTTACCCCTCCCtcggggctccccactcagggagTGGGGCTCCAGGGGCCCACTTGCCCTCACGTCATCATGCACCAGGCCTGGCTGTTCCTCTAGAGCATTGCCCACCCTGGCCCCTTCCCCTGTCTTCTCCTCTCTGGCTCTCCCCAGACCAGACCATAACCCCCACCTCATCTAAATGACCGCAGCAGCATCCACTTTGGCTGCAACTCATGTTCCCCCTGAGACACTGGTGGGCATGATACTAGCCATTCTTCCAAAGCACCTGGTGCCCTCCCAGCAAAGCCTTGACTTCTAAGCTTAGGCCACAAAGGCTTTTGGGACCTAGCCCTTCACTCCAGTCCCAGACCCGTTGTGGCCATTCACACAGCCCCTGCTTTCCTGAGGCAGCTCCCTCTCTCTGGGATGCCTTGAGAATGCCCATCCCTCCTCTCCTGGGAGACGATTCCTTGACCTTCCCATTCACTCTGCTACTGGCCTGGGTCCTTAGGGACACCTGCCCTGAGGCTCCTTCCCTGTGGAACCTCTAGCCCCACCCCAGGAGTGCTTGACTTGGAGCCCTTGAGCTtcctgggggcagggccaggtgTGTTTCCTCCTGTGTGGCCTGGCACCTTGGCATGGCATGGAGAGGTTGAGGCGATGTGGGTGTGGGAGAGGGTCTGGGGGGTGTGTGGGTTTGGGTGGGAGTGGGTGTTCATGGAGGTCGGCTAGGGTTATGTGAGCGAAGGTGGAGGCATGTGGGGTGTGGACATGGGGGCCGTGTGTCTGTGGAATGCATGAGTGCGTGCACATGGAGGTGAGAGAGTGATGTGATGGTGCCCTCATGGAGGGGAGGGCCATGCCTCCGCCTCCTGGGGAGCTCtggctgggccaggcctggaCTGAGCGgctaaagggagacagaaccagGGAGGGACCCCGGCCCTGATGTATATcggcctctgcttctcccccagctgGAGGCCCTGAACCAGTCCATCAACATTGAACAGTCGCAGTCTGACCGGAGCAAGCGGCCCTTTAATCCTGTCACGTGAGTATCTGACCCTCTAGGGGGTGGTGCCTGGAAGGGCTGGGGAGCACCCACAGTatctgtgccctccctgcctcctgagtCCCCTGCCGCTCTTCTGCAGGGTCAGTCTGCCCCCTGAGCAGGTCACGAAGGTGACCGTGGGGCGCTTGCACTTCAGCGAGACCACTGCCAACAACATGCGCAAGAAGGGCAAACCCAACCCTGACCAGAGGTGAGCAGGCTGGAGCCCTGCCCTGGCGGGCCCTCTTATTtctgaggaggaggggcaggaaggcacCACCCCATGGGGCAGTGTCCCACAGACGGACCCATTTTATGCAAGAGACCTGAGACTCAGACCTAAGGCTAATGGATTTAAGGATGAGGAAGCAGAAGCCTGGCTCTGGAGGAACAGCTCAGTGGTTCCTTAGCTCTAGGCCCTGGGGAATCTCTGCCCCCTAGTGGAGACTCAGGTTCCTCCTCTGTAGGCTGAGGTGTTAATGCCCTTCGGCCCCTGGGAtgctggagctggagccagggCACTGTACATCAGACATGGGAAGGGGGACTGGCGGGCAGGGGCCAGTGGGGCAAGACCCCGGGGGGCCTCTAAACCCCTGTGCACCCCAGGTACTTCATGCTGGTGGTGGCCCTCCAGGCCCACGCACAGAACCAGAACTACACGCTGGCTGCCCAGATCTCAGAGCGCATCATCGTGAGGGTGAGGGCTCCCTCCTCCCAGGGGATCAAGAGTCGTCCCCAGCGTGGGGAGAAACAGCACGCAGGAAAAatactggggtactggggagtcgGGAGCTCAAGTGCTGACCCTGGTAGGCACTAGCTGTGTGGCTTCGGGCAAGTTTCCACCCTCAGAGCCACAGTGTCTCCTTCACAAGAGTGGAGGTGGATAAGACCTGGATAGCCTTCTGCCATCCCACGAGTGACTTGAAAGGTGCCACAATGGGAGGGACAGGTTAAGTTGGGCGTGGTGGGATGAGACTTTCTGGCTGGAGCCGGAGGGGTGGCTGCAGGGTTTCCCCTTTTCCCAGGGCACTGCACGTCCCACCTCCCGTGGGACTgacccagctccccaccccacccccccccacttGTCCTAGGCCTCCAACCCAGGCCAGTTTGAGAGTGACAGCGACGTGCTGTGGCAGCGGGCGCAGGTGCCTGACACCGTCTTCCACCATGGCCGCGTGGGCATCAACACGGACCGGCCTGATGAGGCGCTGGTGGTGCACGGCAACGTCAAGGTCATGGGCTCGCTCATGCACCCCTCGGATCTGCGGGCCAAGGAGCACGTGCAGGAGGTGGGGGCGGGCTGAGGGCGAAGGACAGGGCCGTGGGGCGGGGCGAGCCGAGTTACCCTCGGGAGGGGCCAGGGGCTGAGGTACTACGGGCCGAAGGACTTGGGGGAGGCAGGCAACTCTCGAattctccatccctccatcccgggaccctggtgTTGTAAGGACTCCGTGCCACTCTGCAGGGCCTGTGTTGTTGCCGCAGTCTTGAGCTCCAGGGCCCACTTCGGATgggccgggaggggaggggtTCAATCTGGGCCCTGGGTCCCGTTCAGGTGGACACCACGGAGCAGCTGAAGAGGATCTCGCGCATGCGGCTGGTGCACTACAGATACAAGCCGGAGTTTGCAGCCACCGCAGGCATCGAGGCCACGGCGCCAGAGACAGGTAGGGACCGGCCTGCGCGGACTGGGGCTGGGGTCTGGGAACCCAGCCACCTTGGGGCTCAGTAACCGTGCCCCCTGGAAACCCCactcccaggagcccctctccTCAACTACTGGAACATCCTACCCTCTAGAAGTCCTGCCCCTCAGCCCTTGGAAAACGGGGCCTCCTCAGGTGCCCAGTAGCTCACCTCTTGACACTGGAAGTCCTGGCATCGCGGTCTTAGGTGAAtcctgcctttatctctgcccaCTTCCCCTGGATCCTTACTCCCAGGAATCCAGCCTTATGTCAGGCTGGGGAACCCCACAACCTGAGCCCGGACTGCAACCTTCTGAACACTTGTCCATGGGAACCCCCTGCTCCGGGGCTCCTTGGATCTCAAATCTCTAGCTCCCAGAATTTCGCCCTCCTCCAGTGGCTCCCCCACAACTCCGCAGGTGTCATCGCGCAGGAAGTGCAGGAGATCCTGCCTGAAGCCGTGAAGGACACTGGAGACATGGTCTTTGCCAATGGACAAACCGTAGAGAATTTCTTGGTGGTGAACAAGGTCTGTGGTGGGGAGGGCTGAGGGAGCCGACGGGCAGGGCGGGGGCCAGCGGGAGGGCATTCATCTCCCACTCAGAGACCAGGAACCCTGAGGTGCAGGGCGCGAGGCCGCCCAGCCTCCTCTCATACTGTGCCCAGAGCCCCAGCCTCACCCTCCAGGGAAGGGGGTGAGCACTCCATGGCTAGCAGGGGCCGTGGCAACACTATGGgtgtgtgctcagcagggagagcGAGCTCATGGGGTCTGGTTTTCTTCCCCTTCAAAAGGAGGCTGAAGATAATCACTGCCAAGTCCTTCTCAGGTGGCTGTCAGCTGAAACACCACTCATTGTGGGGACCAAGTGCTGTTTTGGCTGAATAGTTGGGAGCCAAAGCCTGAGACACCACTGTCGTCAGAGAGGCTGGGAGCCTCTGAGAGCCTGTGGTGTTCTGACAGGGTGGAAAGGGCTGGCccagtggaggtgggggtgcatTTTGGAGGCAGGCACAAGGGGTGGGGGAGCCCAGgctggccagggcagggaggctTTGAGGGCCTCCACATGGCCATGGGTTATGGGGCTGCCATCCTGCCCTCCATCGCCCAGGCTCCTGGGGGCTGATGGCGCTCCTTGCCTGTGGCAGGAGCGCATCTTTATGGAGAATGTGGGTGCCGTGAAGGAGCTGTGCAAGCTGACGGACAACCTGGAGACGCGCATCGATGAGCTGGAGCGTTGGAGCCACAGGCTGGCCAAACTGCGGCGGCTGGACAGCCTCAAGTCCACCGGCAGCTCGGGCGCCTTCAGGTGGGGGCGTGGGCCAGGCAGGGCAAGACCCCCTTCCTAGAGGCTCCTCTGACCCTGGACTTCTTGCTGcagccatgcagggagccagttCAGCCGGGCGGGCAGTGTGCCCCACAAGAAGAGGCCCCCCAAGGTGGCCAGCAAGGTGAGGGCAGCATGGACGGGAGGCAGTTTGGACCGGGCCCTCCCTCTGCAGCCTCTCGGACTGCAAGAGCTCCTCTCTCTTCTCAGCTCTCTAGCTCTCTGGCCCCagttccccttcctctccctctgtgctgcacaccccccacccccatcccaacaCCCATAGGAATGAGTAGACTGTAGCACCCCCACATCCAGCAGAGCCCAAGCCCGCCAAGTGACACCACAGGCTCCCTAAGCCTGAACCttttctgcttcttccccctCGATCCTCAGTCATCCTCTGTGGTCCCAGACCAGGCCTGCATCAACCAGCGCTTCCTACAGGGAACCATTATTGCCCTGGTAGTGGTCATGGCCTTCAGGTGATTTGTCCTCTCCCCGGGCTCCAGGGGtggcctgcgggggcgggggggttggagGGAGGTGAGCGGCCCTTGCCGTTGCCCTTGCCTgcctggaggaagaggaagccGTGGCtgggagatcaagccctggcTGAGGTCTTGGGGGAGGTAGTGGCCACCCCCCTCTCTAGGGCCTGCCCCTGGGGCTGGGAAGACGCCTTTACAGGCATCATTCATTCGCAAGCCCATCCCCTGGAGCCAAGGCCTGCAGACCCTGCCCTAGAGAGCAGACTGGGACAGTGGCTGCAGCTCTAACAGTGGCCCTTTCTTGTGGCTCCCAGCGTGGTGTCCATGTCCACACTGTATGTGCTGAGCCTGCGCACCGAGGAGGACCTGGTAGAAACTGATGGGTATGTCCCTGGAGGCCTGGCTGCTGGCCAAGCTGCCAGGACAGGTGGGGCTTTGGTGGGCCACCCAGGGGCAGAGTTGCTATGGAAGCTGTTTCTTCCCATGGGGACCGCACCTCAGGCTCTCAGCCTGCTGGGGcctgcaggggtgggtggggaggtctCCCTGGAGGAGAGGCGACCAGTTCCCCGTCCCTGCCCAAACCAGTGTTTCTCTGTGGTCTACTCTGCTCCTTGAGGTAGCTGGGCCTCTGACAGTCTGGGGCATCTGAGGGGCACAGACTGGGATGGGGGTTGGAAGGTAAGGAGGACCAGGGTGGGACCCTGGGCTGTTTGCCCACTGTCACCTCAGCTCTGGGGCTACCTCTGACTgtgtcttttctctcctcccctgcacttgtctcccctcctcttcttctctgcTGCCCCTTAGCTCTTTTGCCGTGTCCACTTCCTGCCTTCTGGCCCTGCTCCGGCCCCAGCTCGCTGGGGGGAGTGAGGCCCTGTGCCCATGGTATGTGTCTGGAACAAGTCCCCTCCCTCCTACCTCTGGCTCCTGACTCTTTTCCACCATCCTTGTCCACCTCTTCCTGTCCCTCCTGTTCCTCCGGGACTCCCAGGCCTCCCTGTTGAGGCTCTTGCAGTCGCTCTGAGCTCAGCCCACCCTTCCCCAGCAGGTTAAGCCAGAGCTTTGGGACCACTCAGCTCCGACAGTCCCCTGTGACCACCGGGCTGCCAGGCACACAGCCCTCTTTGCTGCTGGGTGCGTGTAGCACTGGGTTTGGAGGGTGGGGACGGGGGAGAGGTGGCCATGTTCTAGGTGGGGGCCCAGCTGCCCAGCTCACATAGCCTCTGGCTTCCTCAGTTACCACTGGCCTGACCCGCTCAGCCCCAGGTCCGGTCGTCCCCACCTTGGACCTGTGCTCCAGCCACCCCTGCCCGGTTGTCTGCTGCTCGTTGTCTACCCCCAGCCTGACCACTGCCCCTAGTCTTGGCCCCAGCTTTAACCCTGGCCGTGGCCTCAACCCCAGTCCCAGTCCCTCCGGCAACCGCTCAGGTATGGCTACCTCGGGTCCAGGGTTTGGGTTGAGGGGGTTTTATGTGAGTCCAGAGAAAGGCCCTAAAGACTCATTAGAGGGAGTGTATCCAGAGCCCAGAATGAGGCTCTGGAGAGAGATTGGTGGGTCTCCCAGAAGGGACGAAGAGACAGATGCAGGTCACCCAGAGTCTGTGAAGTCCTAGAGAAAGCTGGACCAGAGGCAGCCGGTTCCCTCTTCTCAGCCTATCCCTCATTCTGTCCATAGGCCCCAGCCAGATGGCCCTGCTGCCAGTCACAAACATCAAAGCCAAATCCTGGAGCCTATCAGCCAATGGCATTGGCCACTCCAAGCATCCAAAGAGCTCAGAGCCTCTGGCCAGCCCTGCAGTCCCCTTCTCTGGAGGGCAGGGCAAAGCCAAGAACAGCCCCAGCCTTAGTCTCCATGGTCGGACCCGCCGAGGGGCCTCCCAGCCTGGCCTGAGCCCTGCTCAGCCAACTCAGGCCCGGGGCCAGCCAGGTActtgccctccccaccctccatcttCTCAGCCCAGCCACCTGAAGGCCTGGTGCAGGACTGCCAGTCCACAGACATTTGCTGGGTGTTACCGAGTACCACCAGTCGGGCCAGGAACCTTATGTAGATCacctcattcaatcctcacacaCATCCCCGTAGTTCAGATGGGGAAGCGGAGACAGATCATGTGGCCTGTCAGCAGCAGAACCACAGACTGACCAAGTCTGCCTGATGCCAAGGCCACAGAAAAAGCCAGGGGCCTTCCAGGCTTCAGCCAGGTGGCTCTGCTCTGGGTATTGGGCCTCCTTATCAGCTTTCATTTGATGGGTTTTgtggcttaaagaaaaaaaaaaaaaaaaaaggtttagaaaCTGTGACTTGCTAAGATTGAAGTTCAGAGTGATGGCGAAACCCCACAGGTTAGCTGCTCACCAGCCAGCCTTTTCTGTTCCGTGGCTGACTCCCTACAGGGTACTGGGGTGATGAAGACAGGTATGCCCTGACCCCGGATTTCATGCTCAGAGACATGAAAACAGTCATGTAGTAGAGTGACGGGGCTCTGAGGGGACATGtagggctggggggcgggggcacttCATCCAGGCTGAGGTGGGGAGGTGATCAGGGAAGGtctccctggaggaggtgacattggaGCTGAGTCCCTGAAGGACCACAGGAGTTTGCCTGGAAGGGAAATGAGATGGGTACCTTCTGGTATCTGTTCATGAACCTGCAGGCATGCTGGGTCCTGCAGGGGTCCTTGGGTACCTGGGTTAGTCCTCATAGAGCTGAAAACATACCAGGTCTAGCAGATGTTTGGTGACCCCAGCTTCCCCTTCCTAGTGGGATGGTCAGGCAGCAGCCAGATGACCAAGAAAGCCTGTCTCCCCCACCCATCATGTCGCACTTCAGTCCTACCAGTTGGTGCGGGGGTTCATCCACATAGGCCACAGCCTTCACAAGTAGTGTGCTGGTAGGTGTTTAACAGTTGGCTCTTCGGAAAAAAAGCCCTGATTGGTGGCGAATATTCCTACTATGGCTGACTTCAAGCAACCAGCTTGATGCCACTGAACTGAATGTAGAAA
It encodes the following:
- the MYRF gene encoding myelin regulatory factor isoform X33, whose product is MDAPFGDPHLLRTITPETLCHVGVPSRLEHPPPPPAHLPGPPPPPPHYPVLQRDLYMKAEPPMPPYAAMGQGLVPSDLHHTQQSQMLHQLLQQHGAELPTHPSKKRKHSESPPNTLNTQMLNGMIKQEPGTTTSLPPHPARAPSPPWPPQGPLSPGPSSLPLSIARVQTPPWHPPGAPSPGLLQDNDSLSGSYLDPNYQSIKWQPHQQNKWATLYDANYKELPMLTYRVDADKGFNFSVGDDAFVCQKKNHFQVTVYIGMLGEPKYVKTPEGLKPLDCFYLKLHGVKLEALNQSINIEQSQSDRSKRPFNPVTVSLPPEQVTKVTVGRLHFSETTANNMRKKGKPNPDQRYFMLVVALQAHAQNQNYTLAAQISERIIVRASNPGQFESDSDVLWQRAQVPDTVFHHGRVGINTDRPDEALVVHGNVKVMGSLMHPSDLRAKEHVQEVDTTEQLKRISRMRLVHYRYKPEFAATAGIEATAPETGVIAQEVQEILPEAVKDTGDMVFANGQTVENFLVVNKERIFMENVGAVKELCKLTDNLETRIDELERWSHRLAKLRRLDSLKSTGSSGAFSHAGSQFSRAGSVPHKKRPPKVASKSSSVVPDQACINQRFLQGTIIALVVVMAFSVVSMSTLYVLSLRTEEDLVETDGLSQSFGTTQLRQSPVTTGLPGTQPSLLLVTTGLTRSAPGPVVPTLDLCSSHPCPVVCCSLSTPSLTTAPSLGPSFNPGRGLNPSPSPSGNRSGPSQMALLPVTNIKAKSWSLSANGIGHSKHPKSSEPLASPAVPFSGGQGKAKNSPSLSLHGRTRRGASQPGLSPAQPTQARGQPVSLLADPVPSLTSIQVLETLMPITSQYCAPGDACRPGNFTYHIPVSSSTPLHLSLTLQMNSSFPVSVVLCSLTSKEEPCEEGGFPQSLHTYQDTQGTSHQWPITILSFREFTYHFRVALLSHLPLPSPTRIRPTAVQRPLSGQPQTTTSISTGCVTELPSPRWQHSGAWSPGRPFHTGCSGVILEPATRQLSAVHWHSLGD
- the MYRF gene encoding myelin regulatory factor isoform X10 — protein: MPCRGHDINGALEPSNIDTSILEEYISKEDASDLCFPDISAPASAASYPHGPPAIPGSSGGHHLSPPGGGPSPGRHGSLPAPSYSTPLNCNNNAMSGAPKPFLGASGPPIKVEPKAPYAPGTLPDSPPDSGSEAYSPQQVNDPHLLRTITPETLCHVGVPSRLEHPPPPPAHLPGPPPPPPHYPVLQRDLYMKAEPPMPPYAAMGQGLVPSDLHHTQQSQMLHQLLQQHGAELPTHPSKKRKHSESPPNTLNTQMLNGMIKQEPGTTTSLPPHPARAPSPPWPPQGPLSPGPSSLPLSIARVQTPPWHPPGAPSPGLLQDNDSLSGSYLDPNYQSIKWQPHQQNKWATLYDANYKELPMLTYRVDADKGFNFSVGDDAFVCQKKNHFQVTVYIGMLGEPKYVKTPEGLKPLDCFYLKLHGVKLEALNQSINIEQSQSDRSKRPFNPVTVSLPPEQVTKVTVGRLHFSETTANNMRKKGKPNPDQRYFMLVVALQAHAQNQNYTLAAQISERIIVRASNPGQFESDSDVLWQRAQVPDTVFHHGRVGINTDRPDEALVVHGNVKVMGSLMHPSDLRAKEHVQEVDTTEQLKRISRMRLVHYRYKPEFAATAGIEATAPETGVIAQEVQEILPEAVKDTGDMVFANGQTVENFLVVNKERIFMENVGAVKELCKLTDNLETRIDELERWSHRLAKLRRLDSLKSTGSSGAFSHAGSQFSRAGSVPHKKRPPKVASKSSSVVPDQACINQRFLQGTIIALVVVMAFSVVSMSTLYVLSLRTEEDLVETDGSFAVSTSCLLALLRPQLAGGSEALCPWLSQSFGTTQLRQSPVTTGLPGTQPSLLLVTTGLTRSAPGPVVPTLDLCSSHPCPVVCCSLSTPSLTTAPSLGPSFNPGRGLNPSPSPSGNRSGPSQMALLPVTNIKAKSWSLSANGIGHSKHPKSSEPLASPAVPFSGGQGKAKNSPSLSLHGRTRRGASQPGLSPAQPTQARGQPDPVPSLTSIQVLETLMPITSQYCAPGDACRPGNFTYHIPVSSSTPLHLSLTLQMNSSFPVSVVLCSLTSKEEPCEEGGFPQSLHTYQDTQGTSHQWPITILSFREFTYHFRVALLDQANCSAEAPIRPATDYYFHFYRLCD
- the MYRF gene encoding myelin regulatory factor isoform X3 — encoded protein: MPCRGHDINGALEPSNIDTSILEEYISKEDASDLCFPDISAPASAASYPHGPPAIPGSSGGHHLSPPGGGPSPGRHGSLPAPSYSTPLNCNNNAMSGAPKPFLGASGPPIKVEPKAPYAPGTLPDSPPDSGSEAYSPQQVNDPHLLRTITPETLCHVGVPSRLEHPPPPPAHLPGPPPPPPHYPVLQRDLYMKAEPPMPPYAAMGQGLVPSDLHHTQQSQMLHQLLQQHGAELPTHPSKKRKHSESPPNTLNTQMLNGMIKQEPGTTTSLPPHPARAPSPPWPPQGPLSPGPSSLPLSIARVQTPPWHPPGAPSPGLLQDNDSLSGSYLDPNYQSIKWQPHQQNKWATLYDANYKELPMLTYRVDADKGFNFSVGDDAFVCQKKNHFQVTVYIGMLGEPKYVKTPEGLKPLDCFYLKLHGVKLEALNQSINIEQSQSDRSKRPFNPVTVSLPPEQVTKVTVGRLHFSETTANNMRKKGKPNPDQRYFMLVVALQAHAQNQNYTLAAQISERIIVRASNPGQFESDSDVLWQRAQVPDTVFHHGRVGINTDRPDEALVVHGNVKVMGSLMHPSDLRAKEHVQEVDTTEQLKRISRMRLVHYRYKPEFAATAGIEATAPETGVIAQEVQEILPEAVKDTGDMVFANGQTVENFLVVNKERIFMENVGAVKELCKLTDNLETRIDELERWSHRLAKLRRLDSLKSTGSSGAFSHAGSQFSRAGSVPHKKRPPKVASKSSSVVPDQACINQRFLQGTIIALVVVMAFSVVSMSTLYVLSLRTEEDLVETDGSFAVSTSCLLALLRPQLAGGSEALCPCRLSQSFGTTQLRQSPVTTGLPGTQPSLLLVTTGLTRSAPGPVVPTLDLCSSHPCPVVCCSLSTPSLTTAPSLGPSFNPGRGLNPSPSPSGNRSGPSQMALLPVTNIKAKSWSLSANGIGHSKHPKSSEPLASPAVPFSGGQGKAKNSPSLSLHGRTRRGASQPGLSPAQPTQARGQPVSLLADPVPSLTSIQVLETLMPITSQYCAPGDACRPGNFTYHIPVSSSTPLHLSLTLQMNSSFPVSVVLCSLTSKEEPCEEGGFPQSLHTYQDTQGTSHQWPITILSFREFTYHFRVALLSHLPLPSPTRIRPTAVQRPLSGQPQTTTSISTGCVTELPSPRWQHSGAWSPGRPFHTGCSGVILEPATRQLSAVHWHSLGD